Proteins from one Chelonia mydas isolate rCheMyd1 chromosome 14, rCheMyd1.pri.v2, whole genome shotgun sequence genomic window:
- the SLC16A3 gene encoding monocarboxylate transporter 4: MGVVVVDDAPSGVKAPDGGWGWAVLFGGFVITGFSYAFPKAVSVFFKELIREFGVGYSDTAWISSILLAMLYGTGPLCSVCVNWFGCRPVMLVGGLFASLGMVTASFCTNIIQLYLTAGVITGLGLALNFQPSLIMLNRYFDKRRPLANGLAAAGSPVFLCTLSPLGQILQHEYGWRGGFLILGGMLLNCCVCGALMRPLEPPKKSEAAKELTEKKTKKKLLDFSVFKDGGFLIYTLAASIMVLGLFVPPVFVVSYAKDLGYPDTKSAFLLSILGFVDIFARPICGVVAGLKWVRPRCVYLFSFAMIFNGFTDLLGSMSNNYGGLAVFCIFFGISYGMVGALQFEVLMAIVGTQKFSSAIGLVLLAEAVAVLIGPPSAGKLLDATGRYMFVFIIAGVEVVTSALVLALGNFFCVKKKSEEPQTKEEAAEREELNKSEDKTPEDAKVDSIEVEQFLKDEPEKNGEVVTNPETCV, encoded by the exons ATGGGAGTTGTGGTAGTTGATGATGCTCCATCTGGTGTCAAAGCCCCTGACGGGGGTTGGGGCTGGGCCGTTCTCTTTGGAGGCTTTGTCATCACTGGATTTTCCTATGCCTTTCCAAAGGCCGTTAGTGTCTTCTTTAAAGAGCTTATCCGGGAGTTTGGTGTTGGATACAGTGACACAGCATGGATCTCCTCCATTCTACTGGCTATGCTTTATGGAACAG GTCCCCTGTGTAGCGTGTGTGTCAATTGGTTTGGCTGTCGTCCAGTCATGCTGGTTGGAGGGCTCTTTGCTTCGCTAGGGATGGTGACCGCTTCCTTCTGTACCAACATCATTCAGCTCTATCTCACTGCAGGTGTCATTACAG GTTTGGGTCTGGCactcaacttccagccatcgcTCATCATGTTAAATCGCTACTTTGACAAACGACGCCCTTTAGCTAATGGGCTTGCTGCTGCTGGAAGTCCTGTGTTTCTTTGTACCCTCTCTCCTCTGGGGCAAATACTGCAACATGAGTATGGCTGGCGAGGGGGATTCCTTATACTGGGCGGAATGCTGCTCAACTGCTGTGTTTGTGGGGCATTAATGAGGCCTTTGGAGCCTCCTAAGAAATCTGAAGCTGCTAAAGAACTTactgagaagaaaacaaagaaaaagcttCTGGATTTCAGTGTTTTTAAAGATGGTGGTTTTTTAATCTACACTCTGGCTGCCTCCATCATGGTGCTGGGCCTCTTTGTGCCTCCAGTCTTTGTGGTGAGCTATGCCAAGGATTTGGGATATCCAGACACCAAATCAGCTTTTCTTCTGAGCATTCTTGGATTCGTTGATATCTTTGCCCGGCCTATTTGTGGAGTGGTAGCTGGTCTGAAATGGGTCAGGCCACGCTGTGTCTATCTCTTTAGTTTTGCTATGATTTTTAATGGTTTTACAGATCTCCTGGGTTCCATGTCTAACAATTATGGTGGCTTGGCAGTCTTCTGCATTTTCTTTGGCATTTCCTATGGAATGGTAGGCGCTCTTCAGTTTGAAGTTCTCATGGCTATTGTTGGTACTCAGAAGTTTTCCAGTGCCATTGGCTTGGTGCTTCTGGCTGAAGCTGTAGCTGTTCTAATTGGTCCACCATCAGCAG gcaaactcttggatgcaacagGCAGgtatatgtttgtttttattattgcTGGAGTTGAAGTTGTTACTTCAGCCCTTGTGCTGGCTTTAGGAAACTTCTTCTGTGTTAAGAAAAAATCAGAAGAGCCACAAACAAAAGAGGAGGCAGCAGAAAGAGAAGAGTTAAACAAATCCGAAGACAAAACACCTGAAGATGCCAAGGTGGACTCTATTGAAGTAGAACAATTTCTGAAAGATGAACCTGAAAAAAATGGGGAAGTTGTAACTAACCCAGAAACGTGTGTGTGA